In Labilibaculum sp. DW002, the genomic window ACAAAAAATATTACTTTTTGCATTTCCTGGATACTTTTGAATGTATTGAGCCTAATATTTTCATCAACTCTAATGATTCATGTTCGAATTTTATCCAGTCCGCGTTTTCTTTAGAAATGGCATTTATTATCCTTATCCAATAATTTGTTTCGCGAATTTCTTTTACAGAAATGGCTACTTTGTTAGAAAAATCAGCATTTGAGACAGCTGCCTGTGCTTCCTCGTAATTTGCTCCAACAGAAGTGGCTGATTTAAGAATTTGATAAGAAATTACTTGATATTCTCTAGTATTTGGAAATAAGCGAACTTGTTTTATAACGCCCACAGAAAATTTAAACAATCGACTTTGTAAATCATTTTGTTTCACGTAGCTTGATATTTTACACTTACAATATTCTTTATACTTCTCCCCCTTAGTACTTTTTCCTTTAACCTTTTTACTTCAAGATTAATCCTTATTCACTTGAAACTTATAATCGAACAATAAAAGCATCAGCATAACCCTTTTCTCGTACTTCGCGAAGTTGACGACGACAAACCCAGTAATTATCGTAGCTCCCATAAAAATATCGGTACAGCTCATCTTGTTTGTCAAAGGTTCTGGTTAGATCTTTAAAGTTGATACGCTTTACACTCATTTCAGATTTACTAGCCAGTACCTGAATGGCGAATTTCGCGTTCTTAGTAAGTTTTGAATTACTTGTTGCTGAATTCTTTGTTGATGGTATTTTTATTTTGGCTTGACTAAATCCAAGATCTCTTAGCTTTTGAACTGCTTCGTCAGCCAACTTCTTATCATTATAATTACCAATCTCAATTGTGTAATATGGCTTTTTTGAGATTTCAAGAGATCCTAATTCATAATAATAGTCAACATATTCTTTACCTCTCATTTTTCGCCCCATATTGTAAGATCCCTTTTCGGCAATCAATTTTTTAGGAGCTGCTATTTCTTTTTTCGCTCTGTATTCAACCAACTCTCCTTTGTTAACAACTGCAAGATTGGCATTAGGAAAACCCGACAAAACTTCATTTTTCAAATATTTTTGAGCATCTCCAACATCCTCAAAACGACCTAACACATAATGATACTTTCCTTTGTTCTGAAAAACTTTTACAGAATTATGTGGTGCAAAACTTTCAGCATTTAAAACGTCTTTGCTTTGCTGAAGTACAATTGTGTAGAAATATTCTGTTCCAATATTATTTAATTTACCAATAGCTACCTCTGCAGCTTTATTCTTCTGTACACTTTGCTTGGTAATCTTTTTCTTTTTGATTTGGTCTTGATCATCCTTTTCTTCAGAAAGAACACTCGCTATTTGCTCAGAAGAAAACGTCGTATGCAAATCTAGAACTTTAGCGTCTACATAACCATAACTTTTAACCGTTTCAACCAATTTCTCTGCATCACCTTTATTGCTAGTTAAGCCTGACAGGTAATGATACTCTCCATTTTCACCATTAAGCTCAACCACACCTTCAATCTCCTCAAAATAGTCAGTATACACAGGGTATTTAAACTTGGCTATTTCGACGGCATAGGTTGTTCCACCAGCAGTAGAACCAGCAAAATTAATATCGAAAAAGGAAGAAAAGGAACCAATTGTTCCAGCAGTTAAGAAAAAACAGATTAAAAAGTAGATATTTCTCATAGCAAGTGGCAGAATAGCGTGTCGGATTATTGCATAAAAATAACAAAATTTAACAATAGTAAATATAATAAAATACTTATAAACCAATAAAAATATAGAAAATAAAATATCTTAAAGTCAATCAGATAGCGACTAGTAGACTTCTTATTTATTCCAAAACAATCAATAATTCCAATCGCCTATTCTCCTGATGTTCCTCTTCCGAACAATCAGCAAGATCGAAACATGCATTTAATATAAACTGCTCGCCCCATGCATCCACCTCAACCACAGATGATTCCAAACCTTTTTCGGCCAAATATCGCTTCGCTTTCTTTGCCTGCTCCACTGAAACCTCCATATTACTTTGCTCGTCGCCAATCGCATCCGAATGCACATTAATCTTAATTTTCACTTCAGGAAAAGCCTTCCAAAATCGATACAAACGATCTAAAATCCCCTTTGCTTTTTCTGAAAATTCGGCTTCATTTTTCTGATAATAGATGTTTTGGAATGAAATTTTCTTATTTGGATAAGCAATCGGAAGTAAATCTTCCACAAAAGAGAAGCCACTTTTTCTCACTATTGGCTTCATTTCAATTTCAATCTTCTCTTTTTCTTGAGAAGGATTGTATTCAATCAATTTATCCTGATAATTCTCCTTGCTCAATACTATTTCAAACAATACACCGCTTCGTTTTTCATCTTTCAAAATTGAAAACTGGTAATATCCAGCTTGATTTAACAGAAACTCAACAGGGAATTCGGTATCCCCAAAAACTTTTCGAACTTGCACATTCAAATCATCAATGACTTTTCCAGACTGACTATCCTTCACTCGAAATTCTACATCGTCTTTGGTGTTCATTTCCAATTTGTAAATTTGAT contains:
- a CDS encoding four helix bundle protein; the protein is MKQNDLQSRLFKFSVGVIKQVRLFPNTREYQVISYQILKSATSVGANYEEAQAAVSNADFSNKVAISVKEIRETNYWIRIINAISKENADWIKFEHESLELMKILGSIHSKVSRKCKK
- a CDS encoding SPOR domain-containing protein, with translation MRNIYFLICFFLTAGTIGSFSSFFDINFAGSTAGGTTYAVEIAKFKYPVYTDYFEEIEGVVELNGENGEYHYLSGLTSNKGDAEKLVETVKSYGYVDAKVLDLHTTFSSEQIASVLSEEKDDQDQIKKKKITKQSVQKNKAAEVAIGKLNNIGTEYFYTIVLQQSKDVLNAESFAPHNSVKVFQNKGKYHYVLGRFEDVGDAQKYLKNEVLSGFPNANLAVVNKGELVEYRAKKEIAAPKKLIAEKGSYNMGRKMRGKEYVDYYYELGSLEISKKPYYTIEIGNYNDKKLADEAVQKLRDLGFSQAKIKIPSTKNSATSNSKLTKNAKFAIQVLASKSEMSVKRINFKDLTRTFDKQDELYRYFYGSYDNYWVCRRQLREVREKGYADAFIVRL